ATCCAAATCACTTGATAAGTGAATGTCCAAAAAGAGGGAATGAAAAAGCATTCCTTGGAGGTGCGTGGGATGATGAAGAAAACGACTCACAAGAAGAGGGAAAAGAAACATGTCTCATGGCCATTGATAATCCAAATGATGACGACGAAGCATCACAAGTCGGACAAACTGACAATGAGGTACTTTCAAATACATTTGAATTTAATGTTGACAACTTTGTTAAATTGTGTGTTTTGAGTAATAGAGTAAGTAATAACAACACAAGCCTTAAGGAAGAAAACAACTTACTTAGGTTAGAAATCTTACAACTCAAAGAAAGAATCTCTAACTCACAAGAATGTCTCACATGTgatgatttaaaacatgaaaacctTGTTTTAAACAAAGCTAACAAACTACTCGAAAATAGAATTAAATTCTCAAAATATGATAGAAGTAGTAAAGTGTTAGAAAACATTTTGAATGTTCAAAAAACAAAGAATAACAAACAAGGGTTAGGATATAAGGAAAATACTCTTAAGGTACAAACATCTAAGCATAAACCAATCGTGTTTGTTAAACCCCAAGAAAAACCCAAAGTAGTGGAAATACTAAAGGCTAACATGATTGATCGAGTTGAAACCAATAGGAAAGAATTTAAGTCACTTGTGAAAAATCCTCTAAAAAGAATGATTAATCAAAATACTAGGAGTAACAAGACCGAAACTAAAACACATATAAAAAAGAACAATAATGTCAAAATTGTGAGAAGATGGGTTAGAGTAGGAATCTTTGatgctaatcatcccggacccaacaaacattgggtaccaaagttaTTAATTGATTAAATATAGGTTTGTCTCAATGGTGTTATACAAAATGAAGTTTGGATAATTGATAGAggatgtacaacacacatgacgGGTAACAAAGAGTTCTTCGCAAAGTATACGGAGCACaatggaggtgatgtaatctttggtggcgatgtAAAAGGAAAAATTgtcggtaaaggtaacattactaatcaaaagattacacttgaCAATGTATTACACATTAAAAACCTAAGCtttaacttgctaagtgtaggaagaatatgtgaTAAAGGTTATAACATGACATTTACCAAAAACTCctcacacataataaaagatggtaaaagtgtc
This genomic window from Rutidosis leptorrhynchoides isolate AG116_Rl617_1_P2 chromosome 2, CSIRO_AGI_Rlap_v1, whole genome shotgun sequence contains:
- the LOC139889300 gene encoding uncharacterized protein; amino-acid sequence: MVLYGASHWEWKNCPVGWQGQYTRGDQKGPSVMLKAVASQDLWIWHAFFGMADYEKIDSTYTRFNNICSSLKALGTIYTDKQYVRKFLRALPSRWRPKVTAIDESKNAEKLTLDELIGNIKVHEVILDKDDEIDKAKREKNKSIALKAKNHEEYGVNDDDDDIINDEEQLAFIVHSFKKFYRRPGNHVRPPMEPKKTPFDSKKKFVRKCFGCGDPNHLISECPKRGNEKAFLGGAWDDEENDSQEEGKETCLMAIDNPNDDDEASQVGQTDNEVLSNTFEFNVDNFVKLCVLSNRVSNNNTSLKEENNLLRLEILQLKERISNSQECLTCDDLKHENLVLNKANKLLENRIKFSKYDRSSKVLENILNVQKTKNNKQGLGYKENTLKVQTSKHKPIVFVKPQEKPKVVEILKANMIDRVETNRKEFKSLVKNPLKRMINQNTRSNKTETKTHIKKNNNVKIVRRWVCLNGVIQNEVWIIDRGCTTHMTGNKEFFAKYTEHNGGDVIFGGDVKGKIVGKGNITNQKITLDNEYLTKFEPKAYEGVFLGYSLESKAYRVLNKYTSVIEESLDVTFNETPHPPKTKPSKDADVIGQDAMEIMPT